The Actinomycetota bacterium genome includes a region encoding these proteins:
- a CDS encoding 2-phospho-L-lactate transferase, protein MIVALAGGTGGSKMVHGLALAQGQRDLAAIVNTGDDGDFFGLLVCPDLDINLYCLAGVVADRGWGYADDTFRCLEGLATYGREAWFGLGDRDLATHVHRTLMMRDGARLSDVVADLRKKLGVEARVLPMTDDPVRTIITTQSGERRFQEYLVRDGSRDEIESIRIEGLADAAPAPGVIEAIRDADLIVIAPSSPIVSIGTILGVAGVREAVAARRDRVIGVSPIIGGVPVEGPAHKFLRGAGYAECSARQMAEIYADVCGTFVIDSSDHAEVAAIEELGVQPVLTDILMPDRAARERLARTVIETAG, encoded by the coding sequence GTGATCGTGGCGCTGGCCGGGGGCACCGGCGGATCGAAGATGGTCCATGGGCTCGCGTTGGCGCAGGGCCAGCGCGACCTCGCGGCCATCGTGAACACCGGGGATGACGGCGACTTCTTCGGGCTCCTGGTGTGCCCGGACCTCGACATCAACCTCTACTGCCTCGCGGGCGTTGTGGCCGACCGGGGCTGGGGGTACGCCGACGACACCTTCCGCTGCCTCGAGGGCCTCGCCACGTATGGGCGCGAGGCCTGGTTCGGGCTGGGTGACCGCGACCTGGCCACGCACGTGCACCGCACGCTCATGATGCGCGATGGCGCCCGGCTGTCGGATGTGGTGGCCGACCTGCGCAAGAAGCTGGGCGTGGAGGCCCGGGTGCTGCCGATGACCGACGACCCGGTGCGCACCATCATCACCACGCAGTCGGGCGAGCGGCGCTTCCAGGAGTACCTGGTGCGCGACGGCTCGCGGGATGAGATCGAGTCGATCCGCATCGAGGGGCTCGCCGATGCCGCGCCGGCCCCGGGCGTAATCGAGGCCATCCGCGACGCCGACCTGATCGTCATCGCGCCGTCGAGCCCCATCGTCTCGATCGGGACCATCCTCGGGGTGGCCGGCGTGCGAGAGGCCGTTGCCGCGCGGCGGGACCGCGTGATCGGCGTGAGCCCCATCATCGGGGGCGTACCGGTGGAGGGCCCGGCGCACAAGTTCCTGCGCGGCGCGGGCTACGCCGAGTGCTCGGCGCGCCAGATGGCTGAGATCTACGCCGACGTGTGCGGCACCTTCGTGATCGATTCCTCCGACCACGCCGAGGTCGCGGCCATCGAGGAACTGGGCGTGCAGCCGGTGCTCACGGACATCCTCATGCCTGACCGGGCGGCGCGCGAGCGCCTCGCGCGCACGGTGATCGAGACGGCGGGCTGA
- the cofC gene encoding 2-phospho-L-lactate guanylyltransferase, whose product MAAHDVGAVVPVKRLGYALGRLARTLDRPERRVLQSAMLGDVLAALAGSTRLGEIVVVTSDPRAGAVAESVGARTVPDHDPPQGINAAVSRGIDAIDAHSALVLVSDLPLITAADVDHLIAAAPDGDAAVLARSESGTGTNAMLLTPPDALVPQLGPDSLIHHCAQAAALGVPVEVVHHPGIALDVDTPEDLAELVRREPGGATGRALERLGIARGAAGAPG is encoded by the coding sequence ATGGCCGCGCATGACGTGGGCGCCGTGGTGCCCGTGAAGCGGCTGGGCTATGCGCTGGGGCGCCTCGCGCGCACCCTCGACCGCCCCGAGCGCCGCGTGCTGCAGTCGGCGATGCTCGGCGACGTGCTGGCGGCGCTCGCGGGCAGTACCCGACTCGGCGAGATCGTGGTGGTCACGTCCGACCCTCGCGCCGGGGCGGTGGCCGAGAGCGTGGGCGCGCGCACGGTGCCCGATCACGACCCGCCGCAGGGCATAAACGCCGCGGTGTCGCGGGGCATCGACGCGATCGACGCGCACAGCGCGCTCGTGCTGGTGAGCGACCTGCCGCTCATCACCGCTGCCGACGTCGACCACCTCATCGCGGCCGCCCCGGATGGCGATGCCGCGGTGCTGGCCCGGTCGGAGAGCGGCACGGGCACCAACGCGATGCTGCTCACGCCCCCTGATGCCCTCGTGCCGCAGCTGGGGCCGGACTCGCTGATCCATCACTGCGCACAGGCCGCCGCGCTGGGGGTGCCGGTCGAGGTGGTGCATCACCCCGGCATCGCCCTCGACGTGGACACGCCCGAGGACCTCGCCGAGCTCGTCCGCCGCGAGCCCGGTGGCGCGACGGGCCGGGCGCTCGAGCGGCTGGGGATCGCCCGGGGCGCTGCAGGGGCACCCGGGTGA
- the cofH gene encoding 7,8-didemethyl-8-hydroxy-5-deazariboflavin synthase subunit CofH produces MDRVTLLRLGHDRSDGGTARESAAWDEAAIGEATSARILPVSLGDPDRGCATFVTAWDQAIALHDDGVDGIRITVLHEGARADVLDGLVRSDAAFLRTTPGRLAEAVDIAGLPACDARVSVVAHDIDEAVGAVRAGARDVVVHDWDDDQVAALRDAILPEVLVERTALPLGTPIEALRDRMAMPLFTCWLQQVDCRGAARPRHPWAPGRDMHPPVPARRMSSEWPDPGWMDAAQATDLDQVAPDLAGILERSLAGTPPTVAEMVRMFESRGAEVDAIAHVADQLRERTNGDQVTYVVNRNINYTNQCYFRCGFCGFSRGPKSYNARETPYRMDLDEVVTRSQEAWDRGATEVCLVGGIHPDFTGDFYASVLENIKGALPDMHVHAFTPLEVWQGAHTLGVPVREYLERLKASGLGSLPGTAAEILDDEVREHLCPDKIRTAEWAEVMIIAHESGIRATSTIMCGHIDGPVSWANHYEVLRQIQRRTGGFTEFIPLPFVHMASPIFLQGRSRPGPTWDEVVLIHSVARIAFDGLIPNIQASWVKLGLDGGANLLHAGCNDMGGTLMNESISRSSGASHGEEVTADELESTIRAHGRVPARRNTLYDIIEAPV; encoded by the coding sequence ATGGACCGCGTCACCCTCCTGCGACTGGGCCACGACCGATCCGACGGCGGCACCGCCCGCGAGTCGGCGGCCTGGGACGAGGCCGCGATCGGCGAGGCCACCTCGGCGCGAATCCTCCCGGTGTCGCTGGGCGACCCCGACCGCGGCTGCGCGACGTTCGTCACCGCGTGGGACCAGGCCATCGCGCTGCACGACGACGGCGTGGACGGCATCCGCATCACCGTGCTGCACGAGGGCGCGCGCGCCGACGTGCTGGATGGCCTTGTCAGATCAGATGCGGCGTTCCTGCGCACCACGCCAGGTCGCCTCGCCGAGGCAGTGGACATCGCGGGCCTGCCGGCATGCGATGCCCGGGTGTCGGTGGTGGCACATGACATCGACGAGGCCGTGGGCGCCGTGCGCGCCGGGGCGCGCGACGTGGTGGTGCACGACTGGGACGACGACCAGGTGGCCGCGCTGCGCGACGCGATCCTCCCCGAGGTGCTGGTGGAGCGCACCGCCCTGCCGCTGGGCACGCCCATCGAGGCGCTGCGCGACCGGATGGCCATGCCGCTGTTCACGTGCTGGCTGCAGCAGGTGGACTGCCGCGGCGCCGCGCGCCCGCGTCACCCGTGGGCCCCCGGCCGCGACATGCACCCGCCGGTGCCCGCCCGCCGCATGAGCTCCGAGTGGCCGGATCCCGGGTGGATGGACGCCGCGCAGGCCACCGACCTCGACCAGGTGGCGCCCGACCTGGCGGGCATCCTCGAGCGGTCGCTCGCCGGCACCCCGCCCACGGTGGCCGAGATGGTGCGCATGTTCGAGTCACGCGGCGCCGAGGTGGATGCCATCGCCCACGTGGCCGACCAGCTGCGCGAGCGCACCAATGGCGATCAGGTCACCTACGTCGTCAACCGCAACATCAACTACACCAACCAGTGCTACTTCCGCTGCGGCTTCTGCGGGTTCTCTCGCGGGCCCAAGAGCTACAACGCGCGCGAGACCCCCTACCGCATGGACCTCGACGAGGTGGTCACCCGCTCGCAGGAGGCCTGGGACCGCGGCGCGACCGAGGTGTGCCTGGTGGGCGGCATCCACCCCGACTTCACCGGCGACTTCTACGCATCAGTGCTCGAGAACATCAAGGGCGCCCTGCCGGACATGCACGTGCATGCCTTCACCCCGCTCGAGGTGTGGCAGGGCGCGCACACCCTGGGCGTGCCGGTGCGCGAGTACCTGGAGCGCCTCAAGGCCTCAGGCCTGGGCTCGCTGCCCGGGACCGCCGCGGAGATCCTCGACGACGAGGTGCGCGAGCACCTCTGCCCCGACAAGATCCGCACGGCCGAGTGGGCCGAGGTCATGATCATCGCCCACGAGAGCGGCATCCGCGCCACCAGCACCATCATGTGCGGGCACATCGACGGACCGGTCTCATGGGCCAACCACTACGAGGTGCTTCGGCAGATCCAGCGGCGCACCGGTGGCTTCACCGAGTTCATCCCCCTGCCCTTCGTGCACATGGCGTCGCCCATCTTCCTGCAGGGCCGCTCACGCCCGGGCCCCACGTGGGACGAGGTGGTGCTCATCCACTCGGTGGCGCGCATCGCGTTCGACGGCCTCATCCCCAACATCCAGGCCTCGTGGGTGAAGCTGGGCCTCGACGGCGGCGCCAACCTCCTGCACGCCGGGTGCAACGACATGGGCGGCACGCTCATGAACGAGAGCATCAGCCGATCGTCCGGTGCGTCGCATGGCGAGGAGGTGACGGCCGACGAACTGGAGTCCACCATCCGTGCCCACGGCCGCGTGCCCGCCCGCCGCAACACCCTCTACGACATCATCGAGGCGCCGGTCTGA
- the cofG gene encoding 7,8-didemethyl-8-hydroxy-5-deazariboflavin synthase subunit CofG — protein sequence MNEVLLTGLAPARRAAVEKALSGDRLTRADSLALAGARGAEHPALWAAAAHMRDLTRPPIVTYSRKVFIPLTNLCRDVCSYCTFAVDEDSPRAKTLSPDEVRAMAEQARDLGCKEALFCIGDRPEVRWPRYRDILRGFGHESTQSYLVAMCRMVMEEYDLLPHPNAGIMSERELRELREVSPSQGIMLESTSERLCAPGGPHEHAPDKKPRTRLAMIRRAGELRIPFTTGILIGLGETEDERVDALLAIRDLHDEYGHIQEVIVQNFRAKPETPMADAGEPGLIDLMTTCAIARLVLGPDMNIQAPPNLSADYGPLLLTGINDWGGVSPVTPDFINPERPWPDLALMAGMCDESGYPLRERLTVYPEYALDPEWVDPGVLPYVRALADDAGYPREDVLQEATA from the coding sequence GTGAACGAGGTCCTCCTCACTGGCCTCGCGCCCGCCCGGCGCGCGGCCGTGGAGAAGGCCCTGTCGGGCGATCGGCTCACGCGGGCCGACTCGCTGGCGCTGGCGGGTGCCCGCGGCGCGGAGCACCCGGCGCTGTGGGCGGCGGCGGCGCACATGCGCGACCTCACGCGCCCGCCCATCGTCACCTACTCGCGCAAGGTGTTCATCCCGCTCACCAACCTCTGCCGCGATGTCTGCTCGTACTGCACGTTCGCGGTGGACGAGGACAGCCCGCGCGCCAAGACGCTCTCTCCCGACGAGGTGCGCGCCATGGCCGAGCAGGCCCGCGACCTCGGGTGCAAGGAGGCCCTCTTCTGCATCGGCGACAGGCCCGAGGTGCGGTGGCCCCGGTACCGCGACATCCTGCGCGGCTTCGGGCACGAGAGCACGCAGTCGTACCTGGTGGCCATGTGCCGCATGGTGATGGAGGAGTACGACCTGCTCCCCCACCCCAACGCCGGCATCATGAGCGAGCGCGAACTACGGGAGCTGCGCGAGGTGTCGCCGAGCCAGGGGATCATGCTCGAGAGCACCAGCGAGAGGCTGTGCGCCCCCGGCGGCCCACATGAGCACGCACCCGACAAGAAGCCGCGCACGCGCCTGGCGATGATCCGCCGCGCAGGGGAGCTGCGCATCCCCTTCACCACGGGAATCCTCATCGGGCTGGGCGAGACCGAGGACGAGCGCGTGGACGCCCTGCTGGCCATCCGCGACCTGCATGACGAGTACGGGCACATCCAGGAGGTCATCGTCCAGAACTTCCGGGCCAAGCCCGAGACCCCCATGGCCGATGCCGGCGAGCCCGGGCTCATCGACCTCATGACCACCTGCGCGATCGCGCGACTGGTGCTGGGCCCCGACATGAACATCCAGGCGCCGCCCAACCTCTCGGCCGACTACGGCCCGCTGCTGCTCACGGGCATCAACGACTGGGGCGGGGTGTCGCCGGTCACTCCCGACTTCATCAACCCCGAGCGCCCGTGGCCCGACCTCGCGCTGATGGCCGGCATGTGCGATGAGTCCGGCTACCCGCTGCGCGAGCGGCTCACGGTGTATCCCGAGTACGCGCTCGACCCCGAGTGGGTCGACCCGGGCGTGCTGCCCTACGTGCGCGCCCTGGCCGACGACGCCGGCTACCCGCGTGAGGATGTGCTGCAGGAGGCCACCGCCTGA
- a CDS encoding IclR family transcriptional regulator, with product MATTEQTDTSTSTSRYRIQAVERVGAILEVFTTEQPELGVTEIAERTGLHKSTAHRFLVNLEAVGLLERDPQNQRYRLGLRMFEMGGIVLGQMSLWDEALPYLEGLVTDSGETGHLAVLERGEAIYIEKVEARRALRIPSAMGRGYPAHATSLGKVLLSDLGEDEVREIMDAHGMASYTRTTTTDVDRLLAELADIREQGFAVDDEEYDEGLRCVGAPIRDHTGRVVAALGIGGPVTRVTPERVDELARLVINAADGLSRRLGASQSGAYTRAARRVRATADSTPRPSAAVRATR from the coding sequence ATGGCAACCACAGAGCAGACCGACACCTCAACGTCGACCAGCCGGTACCGCATTCAGGCCGTCGAGCGCGTGGGCGCCATCCTCGAGGTGTTCACCACCGAGCAGCCGGAGCTCGGCGTCACCGAGATCGCCGAGCGCACGGGGCTGCACAAGAGCACCGCCCACCGCTTCCTGGTGAACCTCGAGGCCGTCGGGCTGCTCGAGCGCGACCCCCAGAACCAGCGGTACCGCCTGGGCCTGCGCATGTTCGAGATGGGCGGCATCGTGCTCGGGCAGATGAGCCTTTGGGATGAGGCCCTGCCGTACCTCGAGGGGCTCGTGACCGACTCGGGCGAGACCGGTCACCTCGCGGTGCTCGAGCGCGGCGAGGCCATCTACATCGAGAAGGTCGAGGCGCGGCGCGCCCTGCGTATCCCGTCGGCCATGGGCCGCGGATACCCGGCGCACGCCACCAGCCTCGGAAAGGTCCTCCTCTCCGATCTCGGCGAGGATGAGGTGCGCGAGATCATGGACGCGCACGGGATGGCGTCGTACACCCGTACGACGACCACCGACGTCGACCGCCTGCTGGCCGAACTCGCGGACATCCGCGAGCAGGGCTTCGCGGTGGACGACGAGGAGTACGACGAGGGCCTCCGCTGCGTCGGGGCCCCGATCCGCGATCACACCGGCCGCGTCGTCGCCGCTCTCGGCATCGGCGGGCCCGTGACCCGGGTCACCCCTGAGCGCGTGGATGAACTCGCGCGCCTCGTCATCAACGCCGCAGACGGACTCTCACGTCGCCTCGGCGCATCGCAGTCCGGTGCCTACACGCGTGCAGCACGGCGCGTGCGGGCCACCGCTGATTCCACCCCGCGGCCGAGCGCCGCTGTCCGCGCGACCCGATGA